A genome region from Haliotis asinina isolate JCU_RB_2024 chromosome 11, JCU_Hal_asi_v2, whole genome shotgun sequence includes the following:
- the LOC137255960 gene encoding protein rolling stone-like codes for MSDRKRECQWRNFGFSGVSRERFYIWQWRVPPIVIVIYRILITSYLTTTLWYNTLTYHSPIPWPAFSTYWTYTLLTTYHVAHAVVVVHHVWASTCHNFLSRPSHEEHHRPFQAPKENSHPAEGTELIVRNQQENELPLHLIFLWIIYTVVNTACPAVTCGFYVFIATDKTAIQPRELFVHALNSVVVLIDQMVSAIPVRLLHFPFPVVFGLLYYLFSIVYWMADHKHVIYKTVLDWNHPTLPFGMIFVTSFWCVVLHCISYGIYRGRLAIYYRLVRGN; via the exons ATGAGTGACAGGAAGAGAGAGTGTCAGTGGAGGAACTTTGGTTTCAGTGGAGTTTCCCGGGAAAGGTTCTACATCTGGCAG TGGCGTGTACCTCCAATAGTTATAGTAATCTACAGGATTCTGATTACTTCCTATCTGACAACTACGTTATGGTACAACACCCTGACGTACCATTCGCCCATTCCCTGGCCAGCCTTCAGCACATACTGGACGTACACACTTCTCACGACGTACCATGTCGCCCACGCCGTCGTTGTGGTGCACCACGTCTGGGCTAGCACATGCCACAACTTCCTCAGCAGACCATCTCATGAGGAACATCATCGTCCCTTCCAGGCACCAAAGGAGAACTCACACCCGGCAGAAGGGACTGAGTTAATTGTTCGAAACCAACAAGAGAACGAGCTACCGCTGCATCTGATATTTCTGTGGATTATTTACACTGTTGTTAACACAGCATGCCCAGCAGTTACATGCGGATTTTACGTTTTTATTGCCACGGACAAGACAGCGATCCAACCTCGAGAGTTGTTCGTGCATGCTCTGAATTCAGTTGTCGTCCTTATTGATCAAATGGTTTCTGCAATCCCAGTACGTCTACTTCATTTTCCCTTTCCTGTAGTGTTCGGGCTTCTGTATTACCTCTTCAGTATTGTGTATTGGATGGCAGACCACAAACATGTGATCTATAAGACAGTATTAGACTGGAACCACCCCACATTGCCGTTTGGAATGATCTTTGTCACAAGCTTCTGGTGTGTGGTCTTGCACTGTATTTCGTATGGTATTTATAGGGGCAGATTGGCCATTTACTACAGACTGGTGCGGGGCAACTGA